A region from the Halosolutus gelatinilyticus genome encodes:
- a CDS encoding MnhB domain-containing protein: protein MTTVIMRTTARVVVPIILVVSIALFVEGHNLPGGGFIAGVLTTTAFAIVYMAFGLDFLERGVLGRDVEAGKEPSRDRVVSAYRRVFTVGLAIAVGSGLVPLAFDLPFLTQTYEEFEGVPIYHHVELASAIAFDFGVYCVVVGGVLTILSVVGAE from the coding sequence GTGACCACGGTCATCATGCGAACGACCGCCCGCGTGGTCGTCCCGATCATCCTCGTCGTCTCGATCGCGCTGTTCGTGGAGGGCCACAACCTCCCCGGCGGCGGCTTCATCGCCGGCGTCCTGACGACGACCGCGTTCGCGATCGTCTACATGGCCTTCGGGCTCGACTTCCTGGAGCGGGGCGTCCTCGGGCGCGACGTCGAAGCCGGAAAAGAACCCTCGCGCGATCGGGTCGTCTCGGCGTACCGCCGCGTGTTCACGGTCGGACTCGCGATCGCCGTCGGCAGCGGGCTCGTCCCGCTCGCGTTCGATCTGCCCTTCCTCACGCAGACGTACGAGGAGTTCGAGGGGGTGCCGATCTACCACCACGTCGAACTGGCGAGCGCGATCGCGTTCGACTTCGGCGTCTACTGCGTCGTCGTCGGCGGCGTGCTGACGATCCTCTCGGTGGTGGGCGCCGAATGA
- a CDS encoding sodium:proton antiporter, translating into MTAFGLAVAVGAMFALGTFLLLQRDLIRVVWGLAIVSQAANVYLLAMGGITSGTADSVPVLAGHADHVPETADPVVQALVLTAIVIGFGMTAFALVLSYRVYEEHDTLDVTELGDRE; encoded by the coding sequence ATGACGGCGTTCGGCCTCGCCGTCGCGGTCGGCGCGATGTTCGCGCTCGGGACGTTCCTGCTCCTGCAGCGGGATCTCATCCGCGTCGTCTGGGGCCTGGCGATCGTCAGCCAGGCCGCGAACGTCTACCTGCTGGCGATGGGGGGTATCACATCCGGCACCGCCGACTCGGTGCCGGTGTTGGCCGGGCACGCCGATCACGTTCCCGAAACCGCCGATCCGGTGGTCCAGGCGCTCGTCCTGACCGCGATCGTCATCGGCTTCGGGATGACCGCGTTCGCACTCGTGCTCTCCTACCGGGTGTACGAGGAACACGACACGCTCGACGTAACTGAGTTGGGTGATCGGGAATGA
- a CDS encoding complex I subunit 5 family protein, translating to MAATVPSDAAIAAQPAGPATESLVIAPMLIVLVVAVGTLLVGDRPRARAIVSLAGGVGYALAVAAIDWYVVLAPNAPGVATYQVGDLPAPFGITLVVDGLSAFMLTMVAVIGIASLVFSVRVLPELDRRSYYFPLFHFLALGVTGAFLTGDLFNLFVWFEVMLMASYIFVAYYGGPQHTRAAFWYVALNLLASAIFLLGVGGIYATTGTLNMADLARRLAAPAAYGIDPTPVVGLLALLLSVFAIKAGLVPFQFWIPTAYRAAPPQITALLAGATKKVGIYAIIRLSFTVFAGAQIGVDLTVPGTELGVAGDSPLVLVGAALFVMAAASILVGGIGAVGRSSLEGVFAYSSIGQVGFIALPVAIAATTTSSELRQAAILAALVYALNHSLAKGLLFLSVGTVRSATGTSRFDDLGGLAGRSPPLAIAVFVGSLALVGIPPLSGFFGKFLVFDAAVEAEASSALVLLLVGSLLTIAYATRTWNRSFWGARTEAVEEAAVDPVQVAVLVALAAAIVAVGVGFEPVYEFADAAAEAALDSDGYVEAVDPCEPGEMTEDCALEGATGNGGEHA from the coding sequence ATGGCGGCGACGGTACCGTCGGACGCCGCGATCGCCGCGCAACCGGCCGGCCCGGCCACGGAATCGCTCGTCATCGCGCCGATGCTGATCGTCCTCGTCGTCGCGGTCGGAACCTTGCTCGTCGGCGATCGGCCGCGGGCGCGAGCGATCGTCAGCCTCGCAGGCGGCGTCGGTTACGCCCTCGCCGTCGCGGCGATCGACTGGTACGTCGTCCTCGCGCCGAACGCGCCGGGAGTCGCGACCTACCAGGTCGGGGACCTGCCGGCGCCGTTCGGCATCACGCTCGTCGTCGACGGCCTGTCGGCGTTCATGCTGACGATGGTCGCCGTCATCGGGATCGCGTCGCTGGTCTTCTCGGTTCGAGTGCTGCCCGAACTCGATCGGCGCAGCTACTACTTCCCGTTGTTTCACTTCCTGGCGCTGGGCGTCACCGGCGCGTTTCTCACCGGGGACCTGTTCAATCTGTTCGTCTGGTTCGAGGTGATGCTGATGGCCAGTTACATCTTCGTGGCTTACTACGGCGGTCCGCAGCACACGCGGGCTGCGTTCTGGTACGTGGCGCTCAACCTGCTGGCCAGCGCGATCTTCCTGCTCGGCGTCGGCGGCATCTACGCGACGACCGGCACGCTCAATATGGCCGACCTCGCCCGCCGACTCGCGGCGCCGGCGGCGTACGGGATCGACCCGACGCCGGTCGTCGGCCTGCTGGCACTGCTCCTGTCGGTGTTCGCGATCAAGGCCGGACTCGTCCCCTTCCAGTTCTGGATTCCGACTGCCTACCGGGCCGCGCCGCCGCAGATCACCGCGCTGCTCGCGGGCGCGACGAAGAAGGTCGGTATCTACGCGATCATCCGCCTCTCCTTCACCGTCTTCGCGGGCGCGCAGATCGGCGTCGATCTGACGGTCCCGGGAACCGAACTCGGCGTCGCGGGCGACTCGCCGCTGGTCCTCGTCGGCGCCGCCCTGTTCGTCATGGCCGCCGCGAGCATCCTCGTCGGCGGTATCGGCGCCGTCGGGCGGTCGTCGTTGGAGGGCGTGTTCGCCTACTCGAGCATCGGCCAGGTCGGCTTCATCGCGCTGCCGGTCGCGATCGCGGCGACGACGACGAGTTCGGAGCTCCGACAGGCCGCGATCCTCGCCGCGCTCGTCTACGCGCTCAACCACTCGCTTGCGAAGGGGCTGCTCTTCCTCTCGGTCGGCACCGTCAGATCGGCGACCGGAACGAGTCGCTTCGACGACCTGGGCGGACTCGCCGGCCGATCGCCGCCGCTGGCGATCGCCGTCTTCGTCGGCTCGCTCGCCCTGGTCGGCATTCCGCCGCTTTCGGGTTTCTTCGGCAAGTTCCTCGTCTTCGACGCTGCGGTCGAAGCGGAGGCGTCCTCGGCGCTCGTCCTCCTGCTCGTCGGCTCGCTGCTGACGATCGCCTACGCGACCCGAACCTGGAACCGGAGTTTCTGGGGCGCGCGGACGGAGGCGGTCGAGGAGGCGGCGGTCGATCCCGTCCAGGTCGCCGTCCTGGTCGCGCTCGCGGCGGCGATCGTCGCCGTCGGCGTGGGCTTCGAACCCGTCTACGAGTTCGCCGACGCGGCGGCGGAGGCCGCGCTCGATTCCGACGGGTACGTCGAGGCCGTCGACCCCTGCGAACCGGGCGAGATGACCGAAGATTGCGCGCTCGAGGGTGCGACTGGGAACGGGGGTGAACACGCGTGA
- a CDS encoding Na+/H+ antiporter subunit E, translating to MKWRAWPVAGVGFAVLWIFVRGVALEPAALVGQFLFGLAVGLPVAFVFRRLYAKRVDLSRGVRALPYVGLYLAAFSWEIVRANVDVAYRVLSPGMPIEPEVILVPLRVETDLAITTIANSITITPGTVTLDYDEETNALYVHAVDGRDPEAIVAPIRTWEDYALSVFDEERSPGDPAREIVVSGGEHDAVRGGRESAGSDGESDGGELGAARDGDRTKSREPERRGIDDE from the coding sequence GTGAAGTGGCGCGCCTGGCCCGTCGCCGGCGTCGGTTTCGCCGTCCTGTGGATCTTCGTCCGCGGCGTCGCGCTCGAACCGGCGGCGCTGGTCGGCCAGTTCCTCTTCGGCCTCGCCGTCGGCCTGCCGGTCGCGTTCGTCTTCCGCCGGCTCTACGCCAAGCGGGTCGATCTCTCCCGCGGCGTTCGCGCGCTCCCCTACGTCGGCCTCTACCTCGCGGCGTTCTCATGGGAGATCGTCCGGGCGAACGTCGACGTTGCCTACCGAGTGCTCTCGCCCGGCATGCCGATCGAACCCGAGGTGATCCTCGTCCCGCTGCGGGTCGAGACCGACCTCGCGATCACGACGATCGCCAACAGCATCACCATCACGCCCGGAACCGTCACGCTCGACTACGACGAGGAGACGAACGCGCTGTACGTCCACGCGGTCGACGGCCGCGACCCCGAGGCGATCGTCGCCCCGATCCGGACGTGGGAGGACTACGCGCTCTCCGTGTTCGACGAGGAGCGATCGCCCGGCGATCCGGCGCGGGAGATCGTCGTCTCCGGGGGGGAGCACGACGCGGTGCGCGGCGGACGGGAGTCCGCCGGGAGCGACGGCGAATCGGACGGCGGAGAGCTCGGGGCCGCGCGCGACGGAGACAGAACGAAGAGTCGAGAGCCCGAACGGCGAGGTATCGACGATGAGTGA
- a CDS encoding monovalent cation/H+ antiporter complex subunit F yields the protein MSEATPVVLETTIGAALILVSALCVLCSYRVIRGPTNPDRVVALDAIATNVVAIATLYALQTDRGLFVTVSLVLAIIGFIATVAVAKFVIEGEVI from the coding sequence ATGAGTGAGGCGACTCCGGTGGTTCTCGAAACGACGATCGGCGCGGCGCTGATACTGGTCAGCGCCCTCTGCGTGCTCTGTAGCTACCGCGTCATCCGGGGGCCGACGAACCCCGATCGGGTCGTGGCGCTCGACGCCATCGCGACGAACGTGGTCGCGATCGCCACCCTGTACGCCCTGCAGACCGATCGCGGCCTCTTCGTCACCGTCAGTTTGGTGCTCGCGATCATCGGCTTCATCGCCACGGTCGCGGTCGCGAAGTTCGTCATCGAGGGAGAGGTGATATAG
- the mnhG gene encoding monovalent cation/H(+) antiporter subunit G: MLHAWLEVALIAVGVFFLTVGTIGLLRLPNVYNRMHATSKPTTLGTAAIFLAGFVRFGPGSEGLTALVGILFLFLTVPTGAHMIARSAERIGIPFLGSVTWPDASALARDRRDTAESAEAPEDE, translated from the coding sequence GTGCTGCACGCCTGGCTCGAAGTCGCGCTGATCGCCGTCGGCGTCTTCTTCCTGACCGTCGGCACGATCGGCCTGCTCCGCCTGCCGAACGTCTACAACCGGATGCACGCGACGAGCAAGCCCACGACCCTCGGGACGGCGGCGATCTTCCTCGCCGGCTTCGTCCGCTTCGGCCCCGGCAGCGAGGGGCTGACCGCGCTCGTCGGCATCCTCTTTCTGTTCCTGACGGTGCCGACGGGCGCGCACATGATCGCCCGATCGGCCGAGCGGATCGGCATCCCGTTCCTCGGCAGCGTCACCTGGCCGGACGCGTCGGCGCTGGCGCGAGATCGGCGGGACACCGCGGAGTCCGCCGAGGCGCCCGAAGACGAGTGA
- a CDS encoding MFS transporter — translation MTASAPEADTPSDAGATPSTPDSAGSRIPWGSPTVRVVLLSTLLAPLGVPLVSPTLPVVRDAFGVSDATASLLISAYFVAGIVLSPFIGALADRLGRRLVLGTSLVVFGLAGGAIVFAPSFAAVLLVRVVQGTASAGIFVATITIVGETFEDTQRNAVLGVNNAVLSVGAAIFPVVGGALVAISWDAPYLLYLLAIPLGAVAWIVLDEPARSDADRDAGSTGGSTESTADTDGSVTLDAAYVRGVLAAVGTTGVVAMFVATFAAELLLFGAILTAVPFLLTASYGLAPAIVGGILMLAEGVSVVVSAANGRFASRFSNPTIVATGFGCLAAGLAIAWLAPTVGGITAGCAIIGAGVGLVLPSVDAEVSDLVASRYLAGALSLRNSTTFLGRTLGPVAFAAIAATTGYAPLLLASAVAALAVAGLVAGSGFVGARDPIVPRRA, via the coding sequence ATGACCGCGAGCGCCCCCGAAGCCGACACTCCCTCCGACGCCGGCGCAACCCCGTCCACGCCCGACTCCGCAGGATCGCGCATCCCCTGGGGGTCGCCGACGGTCCGGGTCGTCCTGCTGAGCACGCTGCTGGCGCCGCTCGGGGTGCCGCTGGTCAGTCCGACGCTGCCCGTCGTCCGGGACGCGTTCGGCGTCTCCGACGCGACGGCTAGCCTGCTGATCAGCGCCTACTTCGTCGCAGGGATCGTCCTCTCGCCGTTCATCGGCGCGTTGGCCGATCGGCTCGGCCGGCGGCTCGTGCTCGGCACGAGCCTCGTCGTCTTCGGGCTCGCGGGCGGCGCGATCGTCTTCGCGCCCTCGTTCGCGGCGGTGCTGCTGGTCCGGGTCGTGCAGGGAACGGCCTCGGCGGGGATCTTCGTCGCGACGATCACGATCGTCGGCGAGACGTTCGAAGACACCCAGCGGAACGCGGTTCTGGGGGTCAACAACGCCGTGCTCTCCGTCGGCGCGGCGATTTTTCCCGTCGTCGGCGGCGCGCTCGTCGCGATCTCGTGGGACGCGCCGTACCTGCTGTACCTGCTCGCGATCCCGCTCGGGGCGGTCGCCTGGATCGTTCTGGACGAACCGGCGCGGTCCGACGCCGATCGGGACGCCGGGTCGACCGGCGGATCGACAGAGTCGACCGCGGACACCGACGGTTCCGTCACGCTCGACGCGGCCTACGTCCGGGGCGTGCTCGCGGCCGTCGGGACGACCGGCGTCGTGGCGATGTTCGTCGCGACGTTCGCCGCCGAACTGCTGCTGTTCGGGGCGATCCTGACAGCCGTGCCCTTCCTGCTGACCGCCTCGTACGGGCTCGCACCCGCGATCGTCGGCGGGATCCTGATGCTGGCCGAGGGCGTCTCGGTTGTCGTCTCCGCCGCGAACGGCCGCTTCGCGAGTCGCTTCTCGAATCCGACCATCGTCGCGACTGGCTTCGGCTGTCTGGCCGCCGGGCTGGCGATCGCGTGGCTCGCGCCGACGGTCGGCGGGATCACGGCGGGTTGTGCGATCATCGGCGCCGGAGTCGGCCTCGTGTTGCCCTCCGTCGACGCGGAGGTGAGCGACCTGGTCGCGAGTCGGTACCTGGCCGGCGCCCTGAGCCTCCGGAACAGTACGACGTTCCTCGGGCGAACGCTGGGTCCCGTCGCCTTCGCGGCGATCGCCGCGACGACGGGCTACGCGCCGCTGCTGCTCGCCAGCGCGGTCGCGGCGCTCGCCGTCGCCGGACTCGTCGCGGGATCGGGGTTCGTCGGCGCCCGCGACCCGATCGTCCCGCGACGCGCCTGA
- a CDS encoding SAM-dependent methyltransferase, protein MGTTTDPDRTDREQTDSDRIDPELTEAFADSMLERAVGAMSLFGISIGDRLGYYDALAAAERLTSAELASTTDTHERYAREWLEHQTVTGVLTVENPDADAPDRRYALPESYAPVLCDAESLSYLAPLASLLPTVAATFEDLLEAFKTGEGVPFTAYGDACHEEIAAMNRPAFLAQLGPEWLASIPDVDARLRDGGRVADIGCGHGWSGIGVAEHYPEAIVDGYDLDAASVARANENAAARGVDDRVTVHHRDAGDPTIEGDYDLVMALECVHDVADPVSVLETMGRLAGDDGAVLVVDERAGESFTPEGNEIEPLIYGFSVLHCLPVGTADEPATGTGTVMRPDTLSEYASAAGFDSVEVLPIENLFFRFYRLHR, encoded by the coding sequence ATGGGAACGACGACCGATCCCGACCGAACCGACCGCGAACAAACCGACTCCGACCGAATCGACCCCGAACTGACCGAGGCGTTCGCCGACTCGATGCTCGAGCGAGCCGTCGGCGCGATGTCGCTGTTCGGAATCTCGATCGGCGATCGACTCGGCTACTACGACGCGCTGGCCGCGGCCGAGAGGCTCACCTCGGCCGAACTCGCGTCGACGACGGACACCCACGAGCGGTACGCGCGCGAGTGGCTCGAACACCAGACCGTCACCGGCGTCCTGACCGTCGAGAACCCGGACGCCGACGCGCCCGATCGGCGCTACGCGCTGCCGGAGAGTTACGCTCCCGTCCTCTGTGACGCCGAGAGTCTGTCGTACCTCGCGCCGCTCGCGAGCCTCCTCCCGACCGTCGCCGCGACGTTCGAGGACCTGCTCGAGGCGTTCAAAACCGGCGAGGGCGTCCCCTTCACGGCCTACGGCGACGCTTGCCACGAGGAGATCGCGGCGATGAACCGGCCCGCGTTCCTCGCCCAGCTCGGCCCGGAGTGGCTCGCGTCGATCCCCGACGTCGACGCGCGGCTCCGCGACGGCGGACGTGTCGCCGACATCGGCTGCGGCCACGGCTGGTCCGGGATCGGCGTCGCGGAACACTACCCCGAGGCGATCGTCGACGGCTACGACCTCGACGCCGCGTCGGTCGCGCGGGCGAACGAGAACGCCGCAGCCCGCGGCGTCGACGATCGGGTCACGGTCCACCACCGGGACGCGGGCGACCCGACGATCGAGGGCGACTACGACCTCGTGATGGCCCTCGAGTGCGTCCACGACGTCGCCGATCCGGTCAGCGTCCTCGAGACGATGGGGCGGCTGGCGGGCGACGACGGCGCCGTGCTGGTTGTCGACGAACGCGCGGGCGAGTCGTTCACGCCGGAAGGTAACGAGATCGAGCCGCTGATATACGGCTTCAGCGTGCTGCACTGTCTGCCGGTCGGCACGGCGGACGAACCCGCGACCGGCACCGGGACGGTGATGCGCCCGGACACGCTCTCGGAGTACGCGTCCGCAGCCGGATTCGATAGCGTCGAGGTGCTGCCGATCGAGAACCTCTTCTTCCGGTTCTACCGGCTCCACCGATGA
- a CDS encoding helix-turn-helix transcriptional regulator, protein MTQDLLDELFQYELSLGRDRYRRDPDAAPDAEELLDVVRHGELFRALLAGPLDRREIEERLDVSRATSHRFVRWLEEHGYGERVDNRYQLTGFGATIAYGVCKFETYLGTARRLEPLFEYICEDHEEFVVEPFVDATVTIATPADPYAPIERFLSLLRESETFRGFNTTHMIPPGADAADDPLFTGRTVELVYVPDTVETLRNDSDAALEAAIDEGTVTIRARDALPYGLALFDDRVGIGGYDEETGAMCVFVDADAAIAREWATRVFDSIRADSRPVSA, encoded by the coding sequence GTGACACAGGACCTCCTCGACGAACTGTTCCAGTACGAACTCTCCCTGGGACGGGACCGATACCGCCGGGACCCGGACGCGGCTCCCGACGCCGAAGAGCTGCTCGACGTCGTCCGCCACGGCGAGCTGTTTCGGGCGTTGCTCGCGGGTCCGCTCGATCGGCGCGAGATCGAGGAGCGACTGGACGTGTCGCGGGCGACCAGCCACCGATTCGTCCGCTGGCTCGAAGAACACGGCTACGGCGAGCGCGTCGACAACCGGTACCAGTTGACCGGGTTCGGCGCGACGATCGCCTACGGCGTCTGCAAGTTCGAAACCTACCTGGGGACGGCGCGCCGGCTCGAGCCGCTGTTCGAGTACATCTGCGAGGACCACGAGGAGTTCGTGGTCGAGCCGTTCGTCGACGCGACCGTTACGATCGCCACGCCCGCCGACCCGTACGCGCCGATCGAGCGCTTCCTGTCGCTGTTGCGCGAGAGCGAGACGTTCCGCGGGTTCAACACGACGCACATGATTCCGCCCGGCGCCGACGCGGCCGACGACCCGCTCTTTACGGGTCGCACCGTCGAACTCGTCTACGTCCCGGACACCGTCGAGACGCTCCGAAACGACTCCGACGCCGCGCTCGAGGCGGCGATCGACGAGGGAACCGTCACCATCCGCGCTCGAGACGCGCTCCCGTACGGCCTCGCGCTGTTCGACGATCGGGTCGGGATCGGCGGCTACGACGAGGAAACCGGGGCGATGTGCGTGTTCGTCGACGCGGACGCGGCGATCGCGCGCGAGTGGGCGACCCGCGTGTTCGACTCGATCCGCGCCGATTCCAGGCCGGTGTCGGCCTGA
- a CDS encoding SHOCT domain-containing protein: protein MGTAGSNDRKRDDPRARLRENATGIASMLVTGFWLAAMFTGQSWWLAALLVGYIVVVPLVALVYGDEEDRKEWVDGWTSDSSTDAESKTDSETSIGAAADSENAREALETLRERYAAGELTDEQFERKLERLIETETIEDVQDRARNRDGERGADRDRNSDRNRDYEYER, encoded by the coding sequence ATGGGAACGGCGGGATCGAACGATCGCAAACGCGACGATCCGCGGGCGCGGCTCCGCGAGAACGCGACCGGAATCGCGTCGATGCTCGTGACCGGGTTCTGGCTCGCGGCCATGTTCACCGGCCAGTCGTGGTGGCTCGCCGCGTTACTCGTGGGATACATCGTCGTCGTGCCGCTGGTCGCGCTGGTGTACGGCGACGAGGAGGATCGAAAGGAGTGGGTGGACGGGTGGACGAGCGATTCGAGTACCGACGCGGAGTCGAAGACCGACTCCGAGACGTCGATCGGAGCCGCCGCGGATTCGGAGAACGCCCGTGAGGCGCTCGAGACGCTTCGTGAACGGTACGCCGCGGGCGAACTGACGGACGAGCAGTTCGAGCGAAAACTCGAGCGACTGATCGAGACGGAGACGATCGAGGACGTCCAGGATCGCGCCCGGAATCGCGACGGGGAACGGGGAGCCGATCGCGATCGAAATTCGGATCGAAACCGCGACTACGAGTACGAACGCTGA
- a CDS encoding DHH family phosphoesterase: MGTCIICGTPVDGEICGSHEEDVVFEFHGSSPSQLTPSRYYRGTVDGYADFGVFVDIGDHVTGLLHRSELDQRLESLDWEPADDVYVQVLEVRDNGNVDLGWSIRQREREFRGKLIDTGDDEVRPEAFEDGTEDGAGTGTASEPNDAPAETHEAGDLQAAADDAGTTGPNASDTVSGGSGSVATETAAASKPAADDATDAEPDAEPALKRTTIDAIGNQVGSVVRLEGEITGVRQTSGPTVFELRDESGTVECAAFEEAGVRAYPAVEVDDIVALEGEVERHYGDLQIETESLEVLDGEDRETVVDRLENAIEREARPAEIELLADHDAVGAVEDDIADAATTIRRAVMEARPVVVRHGATADGYVAGAAIERAVLPLIREKHTREDAVYHYFERRPLDGRVYDMDAATSDVTSMLEARDRHGEQLPLVVLVDAGSTVESVDGYDLLSLYDAESIVIDDSRADEGIVDAVSAAVAPSLADVDVSDVTSTALGANVAAHVNDDVRSDLEHLPAVSYWEDAPDAYVDLATDAGYDETAVSERREAVALEAYYQSYKDKRELVIDLLFGDGEASRPRDGDLAAHVSEQFRAKLETELETARENATVRGRDGVTVALLDTDAFTHRYNFPTTVLLLDELHRRERDRAEPPVVTLGVGEDELHVRTTGAVNVRDLGESIADRVPDAGVHVVGGADGHVEFLPGERDAVREAAIEALVETLA, encoded by the coding sequence ATGGGTACCTGTATCATCTGCGGCACGCCCGTCGACGGCGAAATCTGCGGGAGTCACGAGGAGGACGTGGTGTTCGAATTCCACGGCTCTTCTCCCTCGCAGCTTACCCCCTCCCGGTACTACCGGGGGACCGTCGACGGTTATGCCGATTTCGGGGTCTTCGTCGACATCGGAGACCACGTTACTGGCCTGTTGCACAGAAGCGAACTCGACCAACGACTCGAAAGTCTCGACTGGGAGCCCGCCGACGACGTCTACGTCCAGGTGCTCGAGGTCCGGGACAACGGCAACGTCGATCTCGGCTGGTCGATCCGCCAGCGCGAACGCGAATTCCGCGGGAAACTGATCGACACGGGCGACGACGAGGTCCGTCCCGAAGCGTTCGAGGACGGCACCGAAGACGGGGCCGGAACCGGAACGGCGTCGGAACCGAACGACGCGCCCGCCGAGACGCACGAGGCAGGCGACCTTCAGGCGGCTGCCGACGACGCCGGAACGACCGGCCCGAACGCGTCCGACACCGTCTCGGGCGGCAGCGGCTCGGTCGCAACGGAGACCGCCGCCGCCTCGAAGCCTGCGGCCGACGACGCGACCGACGCCGAACCGGACGCCGAACCCGCGCTCAAGCGCACCACGATCGACGCGATCGGCAACCAGGTCGGCAGCGTCGTCCGCCTCGAGGGCGAGATCACGGGCGTTCGACAGACCTCCGGACCGACCGTCTTCGAACTGCGCGACGAGAGCGGTACCGTCGAGTGCGCCGCCTTCGAGGAGGCCGGCGTTCGCGCCTACCCGGCCGTCGAGGTCGACGACATCGTCGCCCTCGAGGGCGAGGTCGAACGCCACTACGGCGACCTGCAGATCGAAACCGAGTCGCTCGAGGTGCTCGACGGCGAGGACCGCGAAACCGTCGTCGACCGCCTCGAGAACGCGATCGAGCGCGAGGCCCGGCCGGCCGAGATCGAGTTGCTGGCCGACCACGACGCGGTGGGCGCCGTCGAGGACGACATCGCCGACGCCGCGACGACCATTCGGCGGGCCGTGATGGAAGCCCGTCCCGTCGTCGTCCGCCACGGCGCGACCGCCGACGGCTACGTCGCGGGCGCCGCGATCGAGCGCGCCGTCCTCCCGCTGATCCGGGAGAAGCACACCCGCGAGGACGCCGTGTACCACTACTTCGAGCGCCGGCCGCTCGACGGCCGCGTCTACGACATGGACGCCGCGACCAGCGACGTCACATCGATGCTCGAGGCCCGCGACCGTCACGGCGAACAGCTTCCGCTCGTCGTACTGGTCGACGCCGGCTCGACCGTCGAATCCGTCGACGGCTACGACCTGCTCTCGCTGTACGACGCCGAGTCGATCGTCATCGACGACAGCCGCGCCGACGAGGGAATCGTCGACGCGGTCTCCGCCGCCGTCGCCCCGTCGCTTGCCGACGTCGACGTCTCGGACGTCACGTCGACGGCTCTGGGGGCCAACGTCGCCGCGCACGTCAACGATGACGTCCGATCGGACCTCGAACACCTCCCCGCGGTCAGCTACTGGGAGGACGCGCCCGACGCGTACGTCGACCTCGCGACCGACGCGGGCTACGACGAGACGGCCGTCTCCGAACGCCGCGAAGCCGTCGCGCTCGAGGCCTACTACCAGTCCTACAAGGACAAGCGCGAACTCGTCATCGACCTGCTGTTCGGCGACGGTGAGGCCTCGCGGCCCCGAGACGGCGACCTCGCCGCCCACGTCTCCGAGCAGTTCCGGGCGAAACTCGAGACGGAACTCGAGACGGCCCGGGAGAACGCCACGGTCCGCGGCCGGGACGGCGTCACGGTCGCGCTGCTCGACACCGACGCCTTCACCCACCGGTACAACTTCCCGACGACGGTCCTGCTGCTCGACGAACTCCACCGGCGCGAACGCGATCGCGCCGAGCCCCCCGTCGTCACCCTCGGCGTCGGTGAGGACGAACTCCACGTCCGCACGACCGGCGCCGTGAACGTCCGCGACCTGGGCGAGTCGATCGCCGATCGCGTCCCCGACGCCGGCGTTCACGTCGTCGGCGGTGCGGACGGCCACGTCGAATTCCTGCCCGGCGAACGCGACGCAGTTCGTGAGGCCGCTATCGAGGCGCTCGTCGAAACGCTCGCGTAA
- a CDS encoding MBL fold metallo-hydrolase has protein sequence MQVTWHGHSTWHVTVGETDLLIDPFFDNPKTDLEPSAVDAPDYVLLTHGHADHIAHAGEFSDATLVATPELVSYCQEEFGFEDAVGGMGMNLGGTVECGDAFVTMVRADHTNGIMTEYDVDAGVPAGFVVSDTKPTQVADEDGAERSSADSSSGRSPREDSATFYHAGDTALMTEMRDVIGPHLEPDAAAVPIGDHFTMGPQQAAIAVDWLDVDYAFPQHYDTFPPIEQDSEDFEREVAATGSDAEVVTLEADEPYDLDA, from the coding sequence ATGCAAGTCACCTGGCACGGCCACTCGACGTGGCACGTCACCGTCGGCGAGACGGACCTGTTGATCGATCCGTTCTTCGACAATCCGAAGACCGACCTGGAGCCGTCGGCCGTCGACGCGCCGGATTACGTGCTGTTGACCCACGGCCACGCCGACCACATCGCCCACGCCGGCGAGTTTTCGGACGCGACCCTGGTCGCCACGCCGGAACTCGTCTCCTACTGCCAGGAGGAGTTCGGCTTCGAGGACGCCGTCGGCGGCATGGGGATGAACCTCGGCGGGACCGTCGAGTGCGGCGACGCGTTCGTCACCATGGTTCGTGCCGATCACACGAACGGAATCATGACCGAGTACGACGTCGACGCCGGCGTTCCCGCGGGGTTCGTCGTCTCCGATACGAAGCCGACGCAGGTCGCCGACGAGGACGGCGCGGAACGGAGTTCCGCGGACAGTTCGAGCGGGCGGAGCCCGCGAGAAGACTCGGCGACGTTCTACCACGCCGGCGACACCGCGCTGATGACCGAGATGCGCGACGTCATCGGGCCCCACCTCGAGCCCGACGCGGCCGCCGTCCCGATTGGCGACCACTTCACCATGGGACCCCAGCAGGCCGCCATCGCGGTCGACTGGCTCGACGTCGACTACGCGTTCCCACAGCACTACGACACCTTCCCGCCGATCGAGCAGGACTCCGAGGACTTCGAGCGCGAGGTCGCCGCGACCGGCAGCGACGCCGAGGTAGTGACGTTGGAAGCCGACGAGCCGTACGATCTCGACGCCTAG